TAATTAATAGTATAGTATAGTAAAGTAGTAGTAAAGTAAGTTAACTATTCTTAGATTTAACTTTTTAATAAATCATTATCAAACTCTTACAGATGACAAAGTAAGAACAGCCAGAGTCATGCAGCCACTGGGGAAGCCTGTGTGGGGACTATGCTATGCACATACACAGCACTGAAGTAATATCCAGtgattattagtattattagtaACAATTTCTATCATATGTCTTTTAAAGAGCCTATTTCCACTGTAATAATCTTCTGAGCTTTATCAGCAAATTTAAAGGAATGCATGTATTAACTtattccagattttttttaatccactgtTGGTTACATAGAAAACTGTGTTGACATGGCCACATAAGTAAATAGTGACAGTGAGTGACCCAAGATAATTACCCTAATGTACAGTGCTGCTCAAAAGACTTtcatatcattttttaaattggtctCGAGCAAAACTAAAGTTTTCCAACATTTCTTAAGGTCTTTCAAttattttctttggacatttgcTGCTTTTACACCTTTTTCCCTTGTTTGTTTGTCAAGGTAtttaacactgacctgtgagtcattagagtatttaaaaaatcacctaactcaaggaatgaaccagtttgtgtctaCACACCACAGACAACCTAGAAAagaacaatttttaaaatgtatctatAGGTTTGGTTATTAGCATAGTGTTGCAAACACATGGAATTTGTTCTCATTTCACTTTAATtgaatctaaaaaaaacaaaacaaaacaaagatagCACCGCTTGACTGGcataaatagtatttttgcactaaTCAGGTGATTAACAAAAAGTTATTTGCTGAAAACTTGACATATCTTGGTATGGTGTGCAGCATGTccttaaaaacaattaaagaaaCTGACCAAGtgaagataaaaagaaaagttggccttaaaaaaaactatcacAGATGACAGTATCTGAAaatcatgtccttaagaaataggaaaaaatggAAGGATGGCTATCAAGAAGCCATTCCTAGAGAAGGAAAATATGGAGAAAAGACTAAGATATGACACATTACACAAGAActtgactgaaaatcagtggcagcagGTCTGATTAAATTTGCAATCAATATGTATCGAGGAGGTTGAGTGTCTacagtcatctgtaaaacatgggagaggctctgtcatggtttggagctgcatttcagacagtggtgttggagatcttgtcaaaattgatggaattatgaacacaaaaaAAGTACCATAAGATTTTGATCCAGCTGTTATACCACCTGCAAAGTCTCTGACTGGTAGCGGCTTTGTTACCTGGATAGAAAGGGCACACAAacgaacactatcagtcatggattgaccTTCCCAGAACTTGGATGTTAATAATAATTGAAGcaatgtgggatcatcttgacagagaacaagaagccaaggcagccaacatccaaagaagagctttgaatgtctttcaagTAGTCTGGAGAAATATTCCTGAAGActtcttaaagaaatgacaagaaagcttgactaagagagttcaggctgtgttgaataAAAAAGGGTTTTATACCAAATAATGACTTtaagtttgcttgtttttgtgtgtttcgaTACCTTGCTGCACCTATGTCCAATTTTCCTAGTAAACTACAAAGAAATAAGGGGTGGCGTGTGACTTTTACACAGTACTTCAAGTAATAGCATGAGCTTAGGCACCGCTGTAAAAACTGTCTGGCTCTACCACTGAAAGCAAGTATCAAACTTGGAGGAGAACACATACCTAGGTATGAGGCGGTACTGAAtgtaaaatgccttttttttcagtttttttgcgTGATTTATGCTATCCATTTTATgaaaaacaaggaaataaaGAGATGCCTGTGCAGTAATATGCTCTTAAAATAAGAGTAATTGCTTTTTGCCTGGGAAAGCTGTTAAGCAGTAACCCCTGAGAAACTTGAATTTATCactctggttaaaaaaaaaaaaaaggctgtgcATGCGCCTGCAGGAAACAGGTGGGGCTGGTGAGAttcaagaaagaaaaattaTGTTTGTATGGAACCAAAACATTATGTGAAAATAGCATTTTAAATGACATTTCAATAAGGCAGACAAGAATAGTTCATACATTCATCATCTCCTAATTTGGAGTTAAATGTTTGCACAGATTTGAACGTTACGCTTTAAAAAGGGGCTCATAGACTTTTGCATGATGTCTTTTTAATAACAATCATTTTATCAAACAACATGACtgccaaaacacaaaacaaaaaaacaacaacatgaccTAAATGTCACCTAAAGGCTAGATGACTCCGATTGGGCAAATGTCAAACAGTACAGGGATTCAGAAATGAGTTGGAGAAAATGAGGTCTAACTGTACATCAGGCCACTGTCATGTTATAACTTTTCCTCCACTCCCTCTTCATTTCTGTTCCATTAGGACTTCACACTGTAAGAGAGcaccaaaacaaacagagacacagCAAAAGGGAATGAAAGACTGCAGTGTTTTGGGAAGCCCAGACTGCACATGTAAATTCCTTGTCAGCGGGCTGGAGTGAAGGGTGACAGGTGAGTTGACAGGAGAcaaaagaaatagaagaaaacaGCTGCACTAAAAAAATGGCCTTTAGTCAGACAAATAAGGGGATTCCACATAACAGGTTAAACTCCTATATGGACAATAATGCTGCATATTCTTTCTAAATCACAAAGGAAATGTAACAGTACCCACAGTTTAATATAAAACTGTTACGCGTCAATCTTCTTCCCAGTTAGTGAAACAATCACTATACGACAAGTTGCATAACAGACTAAATCTGCTATTAATGTAAAAGAAGTCTCATAAAAACCTGTTGCATAACACGTGTTCTTTTCCAGTATATTCTTTGATGTCCCAAAAATAATTTGAACCTGTTAAAGATGAAAACTTCCAGTGAATGGCAGTGTGCTCATGGCTAGTTTCCATCACAGTTCTTCCCTTCCATACAGgtcccctcttcttcttcttcttcttccattcGTTTTAATAGATTCaccgagaaaaaaaaaaataaaaacgagACCATTGCTGCTGGctggccaaaaaaagaaaagcttggCTCAACCTTCTTTGTTCATTGACTTTCCATTGCAAATCCAGCAGGCATTCTCTCTCAGCTCTCCTTTTCCCTGACCACAGCTATGGCTTTGGATACAGCAGCAAGTCTGTCCTTTCTCCTTTTGTGTTTGAAGATAATGCCCACTGTTTGAAGTGAAGGGAATTTAAGGCAAGTTTAAGGGAATATTGGGCCTGAAAGAAGAGACCTGTCTATATTTGTGACGACTAACAATGTAAAATCAAGGCTAGATTCAAGAAAGAGTTACGCAAAAATACTACAACGTAGGCCTCTTTGAGTAACTATCAATGAAGCAGCTataattagtttttttgttgtttttattttaatttctttcattttgtcaCAAATAGGTGCCCTTGCCAATCTAGCCTCTAAAGTATGTTGTCCATCCTCACAAATATAGGGGGAAATATTTTAAGCTCAAGTCTTATTTGGgactatttttttaaagttagatTCAAATTAAACTACTTTACTTGTCAACCAGAACGAATTGAGGGAAACAATACAAATTTGTATCAAAATatcaagtttgtttgttttggggtttttgttttttgagaaaATCTGCATCGTTAAAAATGTGCCACCTCCTGAGTGGTGGCACAAATCTAAGCCATGAGGCCACAGTTTAAGTATTTGTCACAGCTAAAAGTCCAAAAGTCATGCATGGGTTTGGTCTGTACCGAGTAAAATCCTGCTACACTGCCTCACATTCATGTCCTCTCAGCTACACTTGCAAGACTTGACAATCATGTTGGAGAGCTGCTCCACTTTAGGTGTCCGTCCAGAGTAGTAGAGTATAGTGAGGGGTTCCAGGTCTTGGGGGACACAGCAGGGGGAGGCGGATGCCTCTGGATTCAGAGTGTTGTAGAGGCTCAGCAGCTATTGAAAAAGACATAgaaattaaataattataaaattcACATTTGTTTTGTGTACCGTGTGTCTCTGCTGTCTCTTCCTATGTGATATTACATGGCAGAGACATGGCACACAAAGACTTCTGCGCAGAAATCCATGAGAGAAAGTAGTAACAGCAAAGAGCCTCTGCCCCTCTACCAGAGAGCCAAACATCTGTTTTTTTACAGCCAAACTGGAGAAATATACACTCActagccacttcattaggtacacctgttcaactgctcactGACGccaatatctaatcagccaaacACATGGCGGCAACTCATTGCATTTAGTCATGTAAACATGGTGACGATGACCTCCTGttcaagttcaaactgagcatcagaatgggggaAAAAGGGTGATTTAAGTAACAGTGAACGTGGCAtgtttgttggtgccagacaggctagtctgagtatttcagaatgTGCTGGCCTGCAGGGATTTTCCCACCAAACCATTTCTAGGACAATTTTCAAACAATAGTCcgaaaaagggaaaaagagaaaataaccaACCCTGGGCAAATATCAGTATGAAAGACGAACATGGCTACTATGACATCACCCATTGTTTTGTGAAGTCCTGTTCTGAAGCCTCAAGATGAGGGCTTCCCATGTCGCCACCTTGGTTGCAAAAACTGGACATGACGAGGCTGGGCAGGTCTGACTGCGAAACCAAACGCTTATCGCCTAACAACTTGTGACTGACAACTCgtgagccaatgtgtttgtGGTTTCATAGCATGCATATGGTGCATGAAACATGGTATGATGTAGACTggcaaaaaacaataacaacatgAAAAAAGAGTGACTGTAGAGTGACCTACAAGCTTGGCAGAAAAGTGACTATGGAGGTCACGACAGAAAGCTGTTTTCCCATAGACATCTATAGGGCCAgaagtctttttgcaaccacaacTATTGCCATCTGGTGACGTTCAGATAGAATGCAAGTTTAAGACACTTCTGCATTGATAGAGTTTTCCGACCCACAAGGTACGTCCATGTTTTATACATGAACAacgcaaaaaagcaaaaacactttGTTTATATCAGACATCAgtggagaatggccagactgctttgagctgcaGCAGCAATTCAAAtaaaccacttgttacaaccaaggtatctCTCAACATGACAATAAGGTCACTGTACTCTAATGGCTTCCACTGTCACCGGGTCTTAATCCAATAAACCaactttgggatgtggtggaatgggagatccacatcatggatgtgcaggcgataaatctgcagcaactgcgtgatgctgtcatgtcaatatccaccaaaatctcagaggaaggTTTCCAGCTCCTTGTTGAATCAGAACTGTGTGCAACCTGATAATAGCTAATGAAGTAGCCCGTGAGTGTATAAACCATACATTGTTTACTACTGATGCAAGTGCACAGATGAGGTtcatgatacacacacacacaaaaaaaacccaccataAAAAATCATGAAAGGAACCAATTTCTGGCTAAAATAGCTGTAGCTCCTTTCCTTTCCCCTAAAGTCAACTTTCTTTTGACTGGATGCCCCAGCAGGTGGGGATTCATTCAGTTTACATATCAAATAAAGAATATAGCTCTTTCCCCATGTTTAAATACAGGGCTTAGTCTTGTTAACACAAAACAGCTGCCTGGAGATTCAGTGGCAAAGTGGCAAGAGTTTCTGCTAGAAGAGTTACTGCCCaaggcatttttattttaatcaatGCAATACCTATACTCTGACTGTGAAAAATAGCTTTCAGATATATTTATCAGATATATTGATTTGTGATCAAATGGAcaagttttttatattttttgtacattttttacaCTGTAATTTAAAATACCATGTATAGTTGTAGTGaatatacatataaaacattaacatttatgatgctttttttttctgcaatctACGATGTACTTAAAGGTAtttttgtttctgctgctgtaaattCTACTGTGCAAAACTCCCTCAGCAAAATCCCACTTACCGAGCTGTGCGTTGTGTCTGAGCTCCTCAGGTAAGGGCATGGCCCAGAGCAGTAGTTGGCATCGTAACCACTGGGCTCGTGGATCCACTTCCAGTCCAAATCACGGCGGAAATCAATGTGGAGCCGGCGAACACAGCAGCTCTCCTCCGTGTTTCTGTGATGAGGaggaacaacaaaaacatagtCAGTCTCAAGAAATGTTTGCAGTGGAACATTTAGGTTCTCTTAATATTTAATTGTCGTATCAAATATTTAAGCTCCTGCACATGAAAGTACCATTAAAACTTGACAGCACTAAGAATAGATTTCTCAAGGACTAGCTAAAACTGGCACGAATCCCCTTACGAGAAACAGTAGTTTGTGTCCAGCGCTCTCTTGCGTCGGCGTGTTGACTGAGTGTCCAGGCGGTGGGGCGGGATCATCATGAGGATGAGATGAGGGAGATTCTGTTCCATTTTCCTCTTCAAGTGATCCAGATCCAAGCGACTgtgctcctcctcttcatcaatACCTTGATTATAAACATGATCCAAGTGCACCGTGAACAACTATTAACAACTGTGGAAAAAATCCGTCTTTTTTTATCTGAGAAACACCTTAAGTATAATTCACCATAATATAAGCGCACTTGTACTGTATTACAATTCCTCAAACTGAAGCATCTATGCTTAAAAATGATTTCTATGTAAATAACCTCGGATTATTTACCACGATAAAGATGTGATTTGGTTATTACGAAgattacattttctttctttcttcctgttagaagtgagtttttccttcccactgtcgccaaagcgcttgctcatcgGGGGTTATATGATTTGGggggttttctgtgtttcctttgtgttattgtagggtctttgtcttgaggcaactgttggtgatttggcgctgtatatataaaagtgaattgaattcAATGAAATGCTGCCATGTAAATGTATTGCAGGGATGGTAAGAAATCACAGAGAGCATAAAACATGACTTGCACAAACCCCTAGTAGCTATGTCCATCCTATGtactgtttttttggggggtataAAAACTGATGTGACAAAATCTCACTGTAGCTCACCTTTAAACTTGACCTCCAGGACCTCATTTTCCTTGTCAATGATGTCGCCATTTGGGCTGAAGGTGTGGCATGGACAGTGGACACTAATTTCCAAACCCATATTAGATCCTGCAATTAAAAAAAGGCAAGCTTTCATTAACCTTAATGGTAATCCTTTATTATTCCTAATGATAACAATTCTGAGTTATTATGAAATGAGGAAATATGGAGATCTCAGGCTCACCTCTCTTCATCAGCCACTCCCGCACTGTTTCGGTCACATCAAAAGAAATCCATTCTGCGGTACCTTTGGTCAGCACATTCTTGGCTCCAATGAAGCGCTGCTTTCTAATGTGTTCATTTCGCCTCACGATCTGTGAAGCAATAATAAATAGTTGCTCTGAAGCCTTTTTTCTCAACTGTTTTAGTTGTTCTTGTTCTGATTATTCAATAATAGTTTTTAATCATGAGAGGAAAGAGTACATTCAATATATTAATAAACTATGAATACAAAGgtgtaaagaaaaagtaaatcaGATGACTCTTGCAGCTCTTTGAGACTACACTGAGGCTATGTCGACATGTACATGGGTATTATTTAAAAtgggagttttttgtttttgccttgaAATATCACTTTTCATGTGAAAATGCCAGGGCTGTCAAAAGCATACAGGTAGCACTACAGCATAACTCTAACAATACAGAAAGGTTGACCAATCAGAAGCTGACAAACAATGAAGCTGCACACACAAAACTGACACTCACACATCTGACTTTCCTCATTCATTTCCCTGCCTAGATTTAAATCTTCACCCTGGAAGGGGTTTTTCAAAAGCTCCAATTTCAGTGACCGTAAAATGACAGCAAAATGCCATTTATGTGTTGGAAAAGGCTAAAGCCTATAGAAAAGCTACATTTATCAAAGACGGACTGCAGGCAAGGGGTGTTTTTAAGCTAAATGCTAATTCCCACCTTTGCATAATAAGTCATATCATGTCATAACTGTTCAAATGATGAAGAAGGTTTGAAGTggcaaaagacaaaaatgacaaaacatgCATTTCTTACATCAGCCAGACCCAATATGCTAAAATTTAATGGTGCTATATCTTAAACAAAAGATGTATTTTTAATCAACAAAAGGCCAACTCTGCTATTATAACAGCTGTCACAGTTACTTTTTAGTTAAATTCCCCATTAATGCTGCTTTTCGCAGTGTTCCAGTAGATTGTATCATTGCATTTGATAAAATCGGACTAAACCTTGTCTTTCCATTTTTGTTGgcttgtatttatttctttataactAAAGACATGTGGGAATGTGCACAAGATctataaatttacattttactaTTTCTGTTATTATTTACTTAACTTTTGGCAAGGTTGCCACAGGTCCCTGGTTTTTCTGTGGAATTTGGCTATTTGGTTGGAACATGCTATAAATACCTCCTCTGTCACCAGAGCAGGATGCAAAAGAGCTTTTTTCTAACCGCCATTAAGTCACTGAACAAGTTATgacctgtttatttatttattattatttttattgacagacattcttatttttgtattttgcacacaTCTAAACTATTCTTCTTTCTCGTGACCTTCTAATCTAGAGCTTTTTTCCATAggtttttcacacactttttACTTGTTAATCTGCGGtgtgacaataaagtttaatctGAATCCATTTTGGAGGTGTTTTTCGATCAGTGGGTTGGGCAGATCtatttttataaaaataaaaagccagattttaaacaaaatcatttatttacacCAAAATCTTACCAAACCAACCACAGAACCCAGCATACATGTAAATACCAACATGCCAACCATGTGTATCTAAGCACCTGCACAAACACCAGATTGCTATGACGTTTTTAACTGCCAAGATTAATACCAACTCTGGGTACTATGTTAATAGtatatttttctgtcatttaattgtgtATCGGTTACTTTGGTGTAGCATTGGGGAGGTCCTTATCAGCAGGAAAAGTTGTAAGAGTTAAGAAGCTACAGTTAAAATTTACCCCCTTTTTCACAGTTTCCAAAAACAACCAGTGGGCCGAATTGGAGTCTTTTCTGGGCCAATTCTGGTCCCCAGGCTGCATATTTGACACCCCTATCTTAGATCCTTATAACAGAATATTGCACTGAGGACATTAACTACAATATTCAGTACTAGAGATCTACACGTAACTATAATTAAGATCATTATAAACATTTGTAGATGTGTACTACTTGTTCTTCGATAACACTGTCTGTGGCTAACTGTCCCGGTTCTGCAAAGATCTTGCAGGCCAGCTGAACCTTTCAATTGTTCATCTATTTATTACCTATGTGCCGAACTGCAATCGAGTTATAAGtgtctattttttttgttaattggGGCCTGAAATAACAATAGAACTGACTAGCTATTTCAAGACCGGTTTTAAAACAGTTCAGAATTGTAGtggtatttttcttttgtttatttttccttgTATACAAAGATTACAACcagaaaaagtatttgcggtcTGCCTTTAATCTAGGTAGAAGGACAAGGAAACGGTACCTTTACGCACCTGGTAGAGCTCAATCCGCTGTTCATTCCTCTTGGCAGTCGAGTTTGGAACTCTCAGCGCTCGAAACTCTGCTCTGAACAGGTTGGTCGCGTTCCTCTCCATGGCGGAGACGTTAAAACGGAAAACCTTAGAAGTAATGCCTTTTGGGCAGTAAGACAGATCGTCTGGAAcaaatagaataaaacaaatgttttgtgAGGGAGCATGCTTAGAAGCATTTTATGTCCATAGATAGATAAGACAGATGGACCTTGTATAGGTAAAGATACACAGTTCAAATCCGATCTTGGCCATAGTGGTTCTGTGGTGTCTGGCACTACGTTTATCACAGTGAACGACTAGTATTGCTGCCCACCTTAATCAGAACTTGTCAGTGTTTCTCTAACACATTTTGTCTATATTTGgtggaaatgaaaatgttgTCACTGAAATAGCATTATTTAGCTTAGTATGACCTCACCTATCTGGTATCAAAAACCTTCCTATCCTCAGTCCCACTGACAACTTTTTGGACCTGAACCCTTTCTGACCATGATGACTTCTCCACAGCCCAACCTCAGTCCTTGAGACAT
The genomic region above belongs to Pelmatolapia mariae isolate MD_Pm_ZW linkage group LG15, Pm_UMD_F_2, whole genome shotgun sequence and contains:
- the LOC134643345 gene encoding transforming growth factor beta-3 proprotein-like, with the protein product MHLGKALLFVILLNCATLSSSLSTCATVDIDHVKRKRVEAIRGQILSKLRLTSPPQSLGPSKIPYQIQALYNSTKELLEELGRDRQQSCGQDNTETEYYAKEIYKFNMDNGPPENNDLSYCPKGITSKVFRFNVSAMERNATNLFRAEFRALRVPNSTAKRNEQRIELYQIVRRNEHIRKQRFIGAKNVLTKGTAEWISFDVTETVREWLMKRGSNMGLEISVHCPCHTFSPNGDIIDKENEVLEVKFKGIDEEEEHSRLDLDHLKRKMEQNLPHLILMMIPPHRLDTQSTRRRKRALDTNYCFSNTEESCCVRRLHIDFRRDLDWKWIHEPSGYDANYCSGPCPYLRSSDTTHSSLLSLYNTLNPEASASPCCVPQDLEPLTILYYSGRTPKVEQLSNMIVKSCKCS